A window from Cryptomeria japonica chromosome 1, Sugi_1.0, whole genome shotgun sequence encodes these proteins:
- the LOC131062516 gene encoding 3-dehydrosphinganine reductase TSC10A → MADIWQVIGVLSTVVAITVISFLLSIWKPSTHVQSLQNKHVLITGGSSGIGLEIAKEAIAQGSYVTLIARNISKLKEAAHQILQELQCDKNRINIKVADVTDYEAISAAIKESFQWMPVDVLICNAGVGSAGYLENMSVEWIDSIVGTNIRGTLYTLKVALPIMKERSFKHPSALLLVGSIASMYPLYGGGVYTATKYAIKGIAENLRLELFPYNIGVSFACPGFVETPLLSEMEDSVTDPGLAEVAQRVTFYDRSKAENPRDVARVILGAVTRGKSCVATSGQGGKMLSLLTAGILPADSFADAVIDIIALVPLRILGYIMIGYVYAVIWINHRTRTIPVKPAVETIPVKPAAETFLFKPAADKL, encoded by the exons ATGGCTGACATTTGGCAAGTCATTGGTGTTCTATCTACTGTGGTTGCTATCACAGTTATTTCATTCCTATTGTCCATATGGAAACCTTCCACTCATGTTCAAAGTCTGCAAAACAAGCATGTACTTATAACCGGTGGGTCAAGTGGCATTGGCCTTGAGATTGCCAAAGAAGCTATTGCCCAAGGATCTTACGTAACACTCATAGCAAGAAATATTTCCAAACTCAAGGAAGCTGCCCATCAAATCCTTCAAGAACTTCAATGTGACAAGAATAGGATCAACATCAAG GTTGCAGACGTAACAGACTATGAAGCCATATCTGCAGCTATCAAGGAATCCTTTCAATGGATGCCAGTTGATGTGCTTATTTGCAATGCTGGGGTTGGTAGTGCTGGGTATCTGGAGAACATGTCAGTTGAGTGGATTGATTCTATAGTGGGTACCAACATTAGAGGGACACTCTACACTTTGAAGGTGGCTCTTCCAATAATGAAGGAGAGGAGCTTCAAGCATCCCTCGGCTCTTCTGCTAGTTGGCTCTATTGCTTCTATG TATCCTTTGTATGGTGGTGGGGTTTACACTGCTACCAAGTATGCAATAAAAGGGATTGCAGAGAACCTCAGGCTCGAGCTGTTTCCTTATAATATTGGAGTTAGTTTTGCATGTCCAGGATTTGTAGAAACTCCCCTACTAAGCGAAATGGAAG ATAGTGTAACCGACCCAGGGCTGGCAGAGGTAGCTCAAAGAGTGACCTTTTATGACAGAAGTAAAGCAGAGAATCCTAGGGATGTGGCAAGGGTTATTCTGGGTGCTGTTACACGAGGGAAATCTTGTGTAGCAACTAGTGGGCAGGGTGGTAAAATGTTGTCATTGTTAACTGCCGGGATTTTGCCTGCTGACTCTTTTGCAGATGCTGTGATCGACATTATTGCACTGGTACCCTTGAGGATATTGGGATATATCATGATTGGATATGTTTATGCAGTCATATGGATCAACCATAGGACCAGGACCATCCCTGTTAAACCTGCTGTAGAGACCATCCCTGTTAAACCTGCTGCAGAGACCTTTCTTTTTAAGCCTGCTGCAGATAAATTATAG